One genomic window of Parabacteroides pacaensis includes the following:
- a CDS encoding SusC/RagA family TonB-linked outer membrane protein, giving the protein MRNKLIPIISLSLLCTVPSLWAQDEKLTDQQKIEQTDETTQAVSSVKSKELMKRSNINPENALYGKLNGLFLMQNGGYVDGEGSPDMHIRGIGTLNNNSVLVLVDGMERSINSLALEEIEEVTVLKDAAALAPYGLRGANGVILVKTKRGKAGKADIRVSYQHTVTTPIRLPKMVDASTYAEAVNEGLANEGLGERYTSQEIEAYRSGKYPTLFPNVDWVDATLRNHGQRDQVNFSAVGGSNRIRYYSMINFISDRGLLKETDQNSYSTQLANSILNVRTNLDINVTPTTLVKVNLLGKLRERYQPGAFSDYEIFSALYTLPAAAFPVKTHNGIWGGSTMYSANPVAKSAATGYATTHARTLFADMTLTQELDALLPGASAEFRIGFDAHSETWDNRSKEYLYESNMAHLNASGVPVDTVNTQYGKDEKQLGFSSWLSGQARHSIVQFALNYDKKFTIGKLASSIRYKQDKRVYLGQYETYMHQEVVANAHYGLLNKYYFDLVASASGTSRLPKGQRWGFFPAVSVAWMINREDFLKDVSWIDLLKLRLSYGLSGNDNVWYNMEKYTFDGANGFVFGDEFLWNGGIAEGQLPTTNGTFEKSAKANVGIDARFFDLIDFTMDAYFDHRYDIMVWSGNVTSHLLGVSASNAPASIVNNYGIELGMNIGKQIGDFIFNVNGQFTFNRNKIIEMNEAYQPFDYLKSTGRRVGQYFGLEAIGFFKDEADIANSPKQMFSTVYPGDLKYKDQNGDERIDEQDVIPMGYNSRCPELYYSVGLDFEYKGLGINAQFQGASHYTVNKLAAGIFEPLMNNTTVSTHYLENCWRPGADNSHAIYPRLTTTESKNNYRDNSVFRADVSFLKLRSAEAYYKLPESYINRFHLQQFRLFVRGMDLFSLDNIKQTDPEAMWVSYPAQRSVHFGFDVTF; this is encoded by the coding sequence ATGAGAAATAAATTAATTCCTATAATATCATTGTCACTTTTATGTACTGTACCTTCTTTATGGGCACAGGATGAAAAGTTAACCGATCAACAAAAGATTGAACAGACAGATGAAACTACCCAGGCTGTTTCATCTGTAAAGAGCAAAGAACTGATGAAACGGTCGAATATAAATCCGGAAAACGCTCTCTATGGAAAATTGAACGGACTTTTTCTGATGCAAAACGGAGGATATGTGGATGGGGAAGGAAGCCCCGACATGCATATCCGGGGGATCGGTACGTTGAATAACAATAGTGTGCTGGTTCTAGTAGACGGAATGGAAAGAAGTATCAACTCCTTGGCATTAGAAGAAATAGAAGAAGTCACCGTATTGAAAGATGCTGCAGCATTAGCCCCCTACGGTCTGCGAGGTGCGAATGGGGTAATATTAGTAAAAACCAAACGGGGAAAAGCCGGAAAAGCAGATATTCGTGTTTCTTACCAGCATACTGTTACCACGCCGATTCGTTTGCCTAAAATGGTGGATGCATCTACCTATGCCGAAGCAGTGAATGAAGGATTAGCGAATGAAGGTTTAGGTGAACGATATACCTCGCAAGAAATAGAAGCCTATCGAAGCGGCAAATATCCTACTTTATTTCCTAATGTAGACTGGGTAGATGCCACATTACGTAACCACGGACAACGGGATCAAGTCAACTTCAGTGCTGTCGGTGGTTCTAACCGCATCCGCTACTATTCTATGATTAATTTTATATCGGATAGAGGGTTATTGAAAGAAACCGACCAAAATTCTTATTCTACTCAATTGGCTAACTCTATCTTGAATGTACGTACCAATCTGGATATAAATGTAACTCCCACCACGCTTGTAAAAGTTAATTTATTAGGCAAGTTGAGGGAACGGTATCAACCTGGAGCTTTTTCCGATTATGAAATCTTTTCTGCCTTATATACTTTACCGGCTGCTGCATTTCCTGTAAAAACTCATAATGGTATCTGGGGTGGCTCTACGATGTATTCTGCAAATCCGGTGGCAAAAAGTGCAGCTACAGGGTATGCAACCACGCATGCCCGTACCCTCTTTGCCGATATGACCCTTACCCAAGAGCTGGATGCCCTCCTTCCCGGAGCAAGTGCCGAATTTCGCATCGGTTTTGATGCTCATTCCGAAACATGGGACAATCGGTCGAAAGAATATTTATATGAATCGAATATGGCTCATCTGAATGCATCCGGAGTTCCGGTAGACACCGTAAATACTCAATATGGAAAAGATGAAAAGCAATTAGGCTTTAGTAGCTGGTTAAGCGGGCAGGCGCGTCATTCAATAGTACAATTTGCTTTGAATTATGATAAAAAATTTACTATCGGCAAACTGGCTTCTTCCATACGATACAAACAAGATAAGCGCGTTTATCTGGGACAATATGAAACCTATATGCATCAAGAAGTTGTAGCAAACGCTCATTACGGATTGTTAAATAAATACTATTTTGACTTAGTTGCTTCTGCTTCAGGAACCAGTCGTTTACCCAAAGGACAACGTTGGGGATTTTTTCCGGCTGTGTCTGTGGCTTGGATGATAAACCGGGAAGATTTCTTAAAAGACGTGTCGTGGATAGATCTGTTAAAATTACGCCTTTCTTACGGCCTGTCCGGAAACGATAATGTGTGGTATAATATGGAGAAATATACCTTTGACGGTGCTAACGGATTTGTATTTGGTGACGAATTTTTATGGAACGGAGGCATTGCCGAAGGCCAGTTGCCTACCACTAACGGAACTTTTGAAAAAAGTGCCAAAGCTAATGTGGGAATAGATGCACGCTTCTTTGATCTTATCGATTTTACGATGGATGCTTATTTTGACCATAGATACGATATTATGGTCTGGTCAGGGAATGTAACTTCCCATTTATTAGGTGTAAGTGCTTCGAATGCACCGGCAAGTATAGTCAATAATTATGGAATAGAGTTGGGGATGAATATCGGGAAACAAATAGGTGACTTTATATTCAATGTAAACGGGCAGTTTACTTTTAACAGGAATAAAATTATCGAAATGAACGAAGCATATCAACCGTTTGATTATTTAAAATCTACGGGAAGGCGCGTAGGACAATATTTTGGGTTGGAAGCGATTGGTTTCTTTAAAGATGAAGCAGATATTGCCAACAGTCCGAAACAAATGTTCTCAACAGTATATCCGGGCGATTTAAAGTATAAAGATCAGAACGGTGACGAACGGATTGACGAACAAGACGTCATCCCGATGGGCTACAATTCCCGTTGCCCGGAACTTTATTATTCCGTGGGTTTGGACTTTGAATATAAAGGGTTAGGTATCAATGCTCAATTTCAAGGAGCAAGCCATTATACCGTAAATAAGCTGGCGGCAGGTATTTTCGAGCCACTCATGAACAACACTACAGTTTCTACCCATTATCTGGAAAACTGTTGGAGACCGGGGGCAGATAACTCCCATGCTATCTACCCTCGCTTGACAACGACAGAAAGCAAGAATAACTACCGTGATAATTCAGTATTCCGGGCAGACGTTTCGTTTTTGAAGTTACGTTCCGCAGAAGCTTATTATAAATTGCCGGAGAGTTATATCAACCGGTTTCATTTGCAGCAATTCAGGCTGTTTGTCAGGGGTATGGATTTATTCTCTCTGGATAATATCAAGCAAACTGACCCGGAGGCAATGTGGGTAAGTTATCCTGCACAACGTTCGGTCCATTTCGGATTCGATGTAACATTCTAA
- a CDS encoding RagB/SusD family nutrient uptake outer membrane protein, which yields MKTKLFICLLAFSMNSCDYLDYDESGFLTKEDVYSSFEYTRNVLTNIYSYVPAAYGTIGDALRSAGCDEAVFVDKLSEVHSFNNGSWSAIHTLDDAWNYYSGIRAVNMFLKETEGETFEELKHNLNYEDLMAQFKYYPYEARFLRAYFYFELAKRYGDVPLITTVLTEAEANKQKRAPFETVIQYIVDECDAIAPHLPVSYWDVVRNEIGRATKGAAMALKAKALLYAASPLFNKTNDREKWKLAARAAADVIDKAWDFGYMPLPETWDLANKSYSVNNELIFGVMQNESNWFEYQNYPVGIEGGGYTGHCPTENLVESYERQSTGLPVTDQAGYQHADPGFDPANPYDDRDPRMWETIIGNNFRWVYDQQIEVWYGGRSGKPQKNATLTGYYLQKYVDGSTSLKDDFITSKRHVWMILRYGEVLLNFAEAMLEAYQNPDYKDGYPLSAREAVNIIRARAYMPDYPVDLSLSEFKAKLRNERKIELAFEDQRFWDIRRWKIADQATSIYGVDVTKKEDGSFNYKKTLVEKRTFKECMYLYPIPQSEIYINPELAQNPGW from the coding sequence ATGAAAACAAAATTATTCATCTGCCTGTTGGCTTTCAGCATGAATTCCTGTGATTATCTGGACTATGATGAATCCGGGTTCCTTACAAAAGAAGATGTATACTCAAGTTTTGAATACACACGGAATGTATTGACCAACATTTATTCGTATGTGCCGGCTGCTTATGGAACTATAGGTGATGCTTTACGTTCCGCAGGCTGTGACGAAGCGGTTTTTGTAGATAAATTGTCTGAGGTACATAGTTTTAATAACGGCTCTTGGAGTGCAATTCATACTCTCGACGACGCTTGGAATTATTATAGCGGTATCCGTGCTGTGAATATGTTTCTAAAAGAAACGGAAGGAGAAACTTTTGAAGAGCTAAAGCACAATCTGAATTATGAAGATTTGATGGCACAATTTAAGTATTATCCTTATGAAGCGCGTTTCTTACGTGCCTATTTTTATTTTGAATTGGCAAAACGTTATGGAGATGTACCTCTTATTACTACTGTCTTAACCGAAGCAGAGGCTAATAAACAAAAGCGTGCACCCTTTGAAACAGTTATTCAATATATTGTAGACGAATGTGATGCCATTGCTCCCCATTTGCCTGTAAGCTATTGGGATGTAGTAAGGAATGAAATCGGACGCGCTACCAAGGGTGCGGCTATGGCTTTAAAAGCAAAAGCATTACTTTATGCCGCCAGTCCTTTATTTAATAAAACGAACGATAGGGAAAAATGGAAATTGGCAGCCCGGGCAGCAGCCGATGTGATCGACAAGGCTTGGGATTTCGGTTATATGCCTTTGCCGGAAACCTGGGATTTGGCAAATAAAAGTTACAGTGTAAATAATGAATTGATTTTCGGGGTAATGCAAAATGAAAGTAACTGGTTCGAATATCAGAATTATCCTGTCGGTATTGAAGGTGGAGGTTACACCGGTCATTGTCCTACTGAAAATTTGGTAGAATCGTATGAAAGACAGTCTACGGGATTGCCGGTTACCGACCAAGCCGGATATCAACATGCTGATCCTGGCTTCGACCCTGCAAATCCTTATGATGACAGGGATCCGCGTATGTGGGAAACTATTATTGGTAATAATTTCCGGTGGGTTTACGATCAGCAAATCGAAGTTTGGTATGGCGGACGTAGCGGTAAGCCCCAAAAGAATGCCACATTAACAGGTTATTATCTACAAAAATATGTAGATGGAAGTACCAGCCTGAAAGATGATTTTATTACCAGTAAACGCCATGTATGGATGATTCTAAGATATGGCGAAGTCTTATTGAATTTTGCCGAGGCTATGCTTGAGGCTTATCAAAATCCGGATTATAAGGATGGCTATCCACTCTCGGCCAGGGAAGCAGTAAATATTATACGAGCCCGTGCTTATATGCCTGATTATCCGGTAGACTTATCTCTCAGTGAATTTAAGGCAAAACTAAGAAATGAGCGTAAAATAGAATTAGCATTTGAAGATCAACGTTTCTGGGATATTCGTCGTTGGAAAATAGCAGATCAGGCAACTAGTATTTATGGAGTAGATGTTACAAAGAAAGAAGACGGCTCTTTTAATTATAAGAAAACTTTGGTAGAAAAACGTACTTTCAAAGAGTGTATGTATCTCTATCCGATACCTCAGTCGGAAATTTATATCAATCCTGAACTAGCACAGAATCCGGGATGGTAA